In Arthrobacter sp. SLBN-112, a genomic segment contains:
- the ribH gene encoding 6,7-dimethyl-8-ribityllumazine synthase has product MSGHGAPDIDLSTLNPSETSQLKLAIVAASWHTQIMDGLLDGALRAAKDAGISEPTVLRVPGSFELPVAAARLAPHFDAVVALGVVIRGGTPHFDYVCQAATSGLTDVSVSTGVPVGFGVLTCDNEQQGLDRAGLPGSKEDKGHEAVTAALATAVVLKQYA; this is encoded by the coding sequence ATGAGCGGACACGGCGCCCCCGACATCGACCTCAGCACCCTTAACCCGTCCGAGACTTCGCAGCTGAAGCTGGCCATCGTGGCAGCCAGCTGGCACACGCAGATCATGGACGGCCTCCTGGACGGCGCGCTGCGGGCCGCGAAGGACGCAGGCATCAGCGAACCCACCGTCCTGCGGGTTCCCGGCAGCTTCGAGCTGCCGGTGGCAGCCGCAAGGCTCGCCCCACATTTTGATGCCGTGGTTGCCCTCGGCGTCGTGATCCGCGGCGGCACGCCGCACTTTGACTACGTCTGCCAGGCCGCGACGTCGGGCCTCACCGACGTCAGCGTCTCCACCGGTGTCCCGGTGGGCTTCGGCGTGCTCACCTGCGACAACGAACAGCAGGGCCTGGACCGTGCCGGCCTGCCCGGCTCCAAGGAAGACAAGGGCCACGAGGCAGTGACCGCGGCTTTGGCCACCGCGGTCGTGCTGAAGCAGTACGCCTAG
- a CDS encoding TIGR03085 family metal-binding protein, which produces MHFVEPSREVLAETLLAAGPDAPTLCKGWRTRDLAAHLYLRERKAAVGLGLIIKSLAKASDQATAKLAAKLTTTEDYARLVNTFRAGPPALSPMSIKALDESANLIEYFVHTEDVRRAVDRWAPRALDEAYSDALWDELVKRAAILYRGVDLGIVLVRPSGPRHVAKRAPVSVAIVGEPGELLMHAHGRTRHALVTFEGQPDAVALLQSAEVGL; this is translated from the coding sequence ATGCATTTCGTCGAACCGTCCCGAGAAGTCCTGGCCGAGACCCTGCTTGCGGCCGGCCCTGATGCGCCCACGCTGTGCAAGGGCTGGCGCACCAGGGACCTTGCCGCGCACCTGTACCTGCGCGAGCGGAAGGCCGCCGTCGGGCTTGGTTTGATCATCAAGAGCCTGGCCAAGGCCTCCGACCAGGCCACCGCCAAACTTGCTGCCAAACTGACCACCACCGAGGACTACGCCCGGCTGGTGAACACTTTCCGCGCGGGTCCGCCGGCGCTCTCGCCGATGAGCATCAAGGCGCTGGACGAAAGCGCAAACCTGATCGAGTACTTCGTGCACACCGAGGACGTCCGCCGCGCGGTGGACCGGTGGGCGCCACGGGCCCTGGACGAGGCGTACTCGGATGCGCTCTGGGACGAACTGGTCAAGCGTGCCGCCATTCTGTACCGCGGCGTGGACCTCGGCATCGTCCTGGTCCGCCCGTCCGGTCCGCGCCACGTTGCCAAGCGGGCACCCGTTTCGGTGGCGATCGTCGGTGAGCCGGGCGAACTGCTGATGCACGCCCACGGCCGCACGCGCCACGCCCTGGTCACCTTCGAAGGCCAACCGGACGCCGTCGCCCTCCTCCAGTCGGCAGAAGTAGGGCTCTAG
- the ribA gene encoding GTP cyclohydrolase II: MTAQAARDDSHQDGHRDHHSVPGAGTYPVSGGPVVQLPTAFGDFVAQAWTDLLTGVEHLAVSSPNAPTDGKAPLVRLHSECLTGDVFGSYRCDCGEQLAFALELIRDNGGTLLYLRGQEGRGIGLANKIKAYALQEAGFDTVEANEQLGLPVDARCYKAAAQILAEMGLHEVRLLSNNPDKQNRLAQAGVKVVEMVPTEVPSREQNIRYLRTKKDRMEHRLLLDTDVASVPVTAPESPYDHEQD, encoded by the coding sequence ATGACGGCACAGGCAGCCAGAGACGACAGCCATCAAGACGGCCACCGGGACCACCACTCCGTACCCGGCGCCGGGACCTACCCCGTCAGCGGGGGCCCCGTTGTACAGCTGCCCACCGCCTTCGGCGACTTTGTGGCCCAGGCATGGACAGACCTCCTCACCGGCGTTGAACACCTCGCCGTCAGCTCGCCCAACGCGCCCACTGACGGCAAGGCCCCCTTGGTGCGGCTGCACTCCGAGTGCCTCACAGGTGACGTCTTCGGCTCCTACCGGTGCGACTGCGGGGAACAGCTCGCCTTCGCGCTGGAACTGATCCGGGACAACGGCGGCACGCTGCTCTACCTGCGCGGCCAGGAAGGCCGCGGCATCGGCCTTGCCAACAAAATCAAGGCTTACGCGCTGCAGGAAGCCGGCTTCGACACCGTGGAAGCCAACGAGCAACTGGGCCTGCCGGTTGACGCCCGGTGCTACAAGGCCGCGGCCCAGATCCTCGCCGAAATGGGACTGCACGAGGTCCGGCTGCTGAGCAACAACCCGGACAAGCAGAACAGGCTGGCCCAGGCAGGCGTCAAGGTAGTGGAAATGGTCCCCACGGAGGTTCCCTCCCGCGAGCAGAACATCCGGTACCTCCGCACCAAGAAGGACAGGATGGAGCACCGGCTCCTGCTGGACACCGACGTGGCATCCGTGCCCGTGACAGCCCCCGAATCCCCGTACGACCACGAACAAGACTGA
- the ribB gene encoding 3,4-dihydroxy-2-butanone-4-phosphate synthase gives MNAAVRLEAAVAGEPAANQPEDRAQAPGKGLDRIEDAVRALAAGRPVLVVDNEDRENEGDIIFAAQHATPALMGWTIRYSSGVICVPLTGARADELDLPPMTAVNQDAKGTAYTVSCDAATGVSTGISATDRALTARILADPHAGPASVTRPGHIFPLRAVEGGVRERQGHTEAAVDLCRLAGLEPVGVIAEVVYDDGEMMRLDGLRTFAADHGCPLISIEDLVAYLEAGAGGTQREEVRVTPGEEKEKP, from the coding sequence GTGAACGCCGCAGTACGCCTGGAAGCCGCCGTCGCCGGTGAACCGGCAGCCAATCAACCCGAGGACCGGGCCCAAGCACCCGGCAAAGGCCTGGACCGCATCGAGGACGCCGTGCGCGCCCTGGCCGCCGGCCGGCCGGTGCTGGTGGTCGACAATGAGGACCGCGAGAACGAAGGCGACATCATATTCGCCGCCCAGCACGCCACGCCTGCGCTGATGGGCTGGACCATCCGGTACAGCTCAGGCGTGATCTGCGTGCCGCTGACGGGCGCACGCGCCGATGAACTGGACCTGCCGCCGATGACGGCCGTCAACCAGGACGCAAAGGGCACCGCCTACACCGTCTCCTGTGATGCGGCCACCGGCGTCAGCACCGGAATTTCCGCGACGGACCGTGCCTTGACCGCCCGCATCCTGGCGGACCCGCACGCCGGCCCGGCCTCCGTGACCCGTCCGGGGCATATTTTTCCGCTCCGTGCAGTTGAGGGTGGTGTGCGGGAGCGCCAGGGCCACACCGAGGCCGCGGTGGACCTGTGCCGCCTTGCCGGCCTGGAGCCGGTCGGGGTGATCGCGGAAGTAGTATACGACGACGGTGAAATGATGCGCCTGGACGGTCTCAGGACGTTCGCGGCCGACCATGGGTGCCCGCTGATCTCGATCGAGGACCTGGTGGCGTACCTTGAAGCCGGGGCCGGGGGAACCCAGCGCGAGGAAGTCCGGGTAACACCGGGCGAAGAGAAGGAGAAGCCATGA
- a CDS encoding phosphoribosyl-ATP diphosphatase, producing MKNFETLFAELSEKAATRPEGSRTVAELESGVHGIGKKVVEEAAEVWMAAEYESDEAAAEEISQLLYHLQVLMLAKGLTLEDVYKHL from the coding sequence GTGAAGAATTTCGAGACGCTGTTCGCTGAGCTCAGCGAGAAGGCAGCCACCCGTCCGGAAGGCTCCCGCACCGTCGCAGAATTGGAGTCCGGTGTGCACGGCATCGGCAAGAAAGTCGTTGAGGAAGCAGCCGAAGTTTGGATGGCTGCTGAATATGAATCCGATGAAGCAGCGGCAGAGGAAATTTCCCAGCTTTTGTACCACCTGCAGGTTCTGATGCTCGCCAAAGGCCTGACCCTGGAAGACGTCTACAAGCATCTGTAG
- a CDS encoding anthranilate synthase component I, with protein MQDLGTISPSLEEFRELAGHSRVIPVRLKVLADAETPIGLYRKLAQGQPGTFLMESAAVGGAWSRYSFIGARSRATLTTKDGQAHWLGEPPAGVPVSGSPVDAVRDTIDALRTDRFDGLPPFTSGLVGFLGWETVRHWERLVSPPEDDLQLPEMALNLVTDMAVHDNVDGTVLLIANAINFDNSSERVDEAWHDAVARVKELLAKISAPVPQPVSVLEPAALDFASSVQERWDEAEYLAALDRGKEAIVDGEVFQVVISRRFEMDCRASALDVYRVLRNTNPSPYMYIFSLADAEGREYSIVGSSPEALVTVTGEEVITHPIAGSRPRGKTVEADKALAEELLADQKERAEHLMLVDLSRNDLSKVCVAGTVDVTQFMEVERFSHIMHLVSTVVGRLAPQAKAYDVLKATFPAGTLSGAPKPRALRLLDELEPHRRGIYGGVVGYLDFAGDMDMAIAIRSALIREGRAYVQAGGGIVADSVNPTEALETVNKAAAPLRAVHTAGSLHNISAESLPGGTES; from the coding sequence ATGCAGGACCTTGGAACCATCAGCCCAAGCCTCGAGGAATTCCGGGAACTCGCCGGCCACAGCCGTGTCATCCCCGTCAGGCTCAAGGTGCTGGCCGACGCCGAAACCCCAATCGGCCTGTACCGCAAGCTGGCGCAGGGCCAGCCCGGAACGTTTCTGATGGAATCGGCGGCTGTTGGTGGCGCCTGGTCCCGCTACTCCTTCATCGGTGCCAGGTCCCGCGCCACCTTGACCACCAAGGACGGCCAGGCGCACTGGCTGGGCGAACCGCCTGCCGGTGTTCCGGTGAGCGGCAGCCCCGTCGATGCCGTCCGCGACACCATCGACGCCCTGCGCACCGACCGCTTCGACGGGCTCCCGCCCTTCACCTCCGGCCTGGTGGGATTCCTGGGCTGGGAAACCGTCCGGCACTGGGAACGGCTGGTCAGCCCGCCCGAGGATGACCTGCAACTGCCGGAAATGGCACTGAACCTGGTCACCGACATGGCCGTGCACGACAACGTTGACGGCACGGTCCTGCTCATCGCCAACGCCATCAACTTCGACAACAGCTCCGAGCGCGTGGACGAGGCGTGGCACGACGCTGTCGCCCGGGTCAAGGAACTCCTGGCAAAGATCAGCGCCCCCGTGCCGCAGCCGGTCTCCGTGCTGGAACCGGCGGCCCTGGATTTTGCGTCCAGCGTCCAGGAACGCTGGGACGAGGCCGAGTACCTGGCCGCACTGGACCGCGGCAAGGAAGCCATCGTGGACGGCGAGGTCTTCCAGGTGGTGATCTCGCGACGGTTCGAGATGGATTGCCGGGCCTCCGCGCTGGACGTGTACCGCGTGCTGCGCAACACCAACCCCAGCCCGTACATGTACATCTTCAGCCTGGCCGACGCCGAGGGCCGCGAGTACTCCATCGTCGGGTCCTCGCCCGAAGCCCTGGTCACGGTCACCGGTGAGGAAGTCATCACCCACCCGATTGCCGGTTCCCGTCCGCGCGGAAAGACCGTGGAAGCGGACAAGGCCCTCGCCGAGGAACTGCTCGCGGACCAGAAGGAACGCGCCGAGCACCTGATGCTGGTGGACCTCTCCCGCAACGACCTCTCCAAGGTTTGCGTGGCGGGAACCGTAGATGTCACCCAGTTCATGGAGGTGGAGCGTTTCAGCCACATCATGCACCTGGTGTCCACCGTGGTGGGCAGGCTGGCACCGCAGGCCAAGGCCTATGACGTCCTGAAGGCGACCTTCCCGGCCGGCACCCTCTCGGGTGCGCCCAAGCCCCGCGCACTGCGCCTCCTGGACGAACTCGAACCGCACCGCCGCGGCATCTACGGCGGCGTGGTGGGCTACCTTGATTTCGCCGGCGACATGGACATGGCCATCGCCATCAGGTCCGCACTGATCCGTGAAGGCCGGGCCTACGTCCAGGCCGGTGGCGGCATCGTGGCTGACTCGGTGAACCCCACGGAGGCCCTTGAGACTGTCAACAAAGCCGCCGCCCCGCTGCGCGCAGTCCACACGGCCGGCTCCCTGCACAACATCTCCGCGGAATCACTCCCCGGCGGGACGGAGTCCTGA
- a CDS encoding Trp biosynthesis-associated membrane protein yields the protein MSDSGLAAGSVGKPGKARKARATPVWARKSTLVLLIVLLALAAFGTTTQTWMTATLDPNQTGAAQSVLPVQGSKAATTVTALALVALAGGLAASIAGRIARWVITAIIIFASAGIVAAAATVLADPLAAAQGTIATATGVSGSQAHVELTTFPAVAVVAGCLLALAALLIIPASRHWKARTKYDVPVAAGSAAPAGPVDEIDSWDRLSRGDDPT from the coding sequence ATGTCTGATTCCGGGTTGGCCGCAGGCAGCGTGGGGAAACCAGGCAAGGCCAGGAAGGCCCGGGCCACTCCGGTGTGGGCGCGCAAGTCCACGCTGGTGCTGCTGATCGTGCTCCTGGCCCTGGCCGCGTTCGGCACCACCACCCAGACGTGGATGACCGCCACGCTTGACCCCAACCAGACAGGTGCGGCGCAAAGCGTCCTCCCCGTGCAGGGGAGCAAGGCGGCCACCACCGTCACGGCCCTGGCGCTGGTGGCCCTGGCCGGCGGACTTGCCGCCTCCATTGCCGGCAGGATCGCCAGGTGGGTCATCACCGCGATCATCATCTTTGCTTCGGCCGGCATCGTGGCCGCCGCCGCCACCGTCCTCGCGGACCCGCTGGCAGCCGCTCAGGGAACCATCGCCACCGCCACCGGCGTCTCCGGCAGCCAGGCGCACGTTGAGCTGACCACTTTCCCGGCAGTCGCCGTCGTCGCCGGCTGCCTCCTGGCCCTGGCCGCCCTGCTGATTATTCCCGCGTCACGACACTGGAAGGCGCGCACCAAATATGACGTGCCCGTCGCAGCGGGGTCAGCCGCACCGGCCGGACCCGTGGACGAGATCGACAGCTGGGACAGGCTTTCGCGCGGCGACGACCCCACCTAA
- a CDS encoding HGxxPAAW family protein, with protein sequence MSKAPASVSTSGTRTVAPGAIDHSQDLGHGNSPAAWTCVIVMLVGALIAAIAFVIASTPIFIGGAVVMVIGLILGYVMRKAGYGVEGSKLKNSGH encoded by the coding sequence ATGAGCAAAGCACCTGCGTCCGTTTCCACGTCAGGCACCCGCACGGTAGCCCCCGGCGCCATTGACCACAGCCAGGACCTTGGCCACGGCAACAGCCCGGCCGCCTGGACCTGCGTCATCGTCATGCTCGTCGGAGCACTCATCGCAGCCATCGCGTTCGTCATCGCCAGCACCCCCATCTTCATTGGCGGGGCCGTGGTCATGGTGATCGGATTGATCCTCGGTTACGTTATGCGCAAGGCAGGCTACGGCGTCGAAGGCAGCAAGCTGAAGAACTCCGGCCACTGA
- the trpC gene encoding indole-3-glycerol phosphate synthase TrpC, whose product MATVLDDINAGVREDMEARKRLISLAELKDRAGSAAPAHDAWAALGGTSPTREQLKVIAEIKRRSPSKGDLASIGDPASLARQYADGGASVISVLTEQRRFNGSLADLDAVRAAVDVPLLRKDFTLDEYQIWEARAHGADLILLIVAALSDAQLTEFSALSAELGMNVLVETHTEEEIERAVAANARIIGVNVRNLKTLDVDRSVFASLAGLIPGEAVVVAESGVRDAADVTHYAASGANAILVGEALVSHATPRERIAEFTAAGAAAIAARR is encoded by the coding sequence ATGGCAACTGTTCTCGACGACATCAACGCAGGTGTCCGGGAGGATATGGAGGCCAGGAAGCGGCTCATTTCGCTGGCTGAGCTGAAGGACCGCGCCGGCTCAGCCGCGCCGGCGCACGACGCCTGGGCGGCCCTTGGCGGCACCTCCCCAACCCGGGAACAGCTGAAAGTCATCGCGGAGATCAAGCGCCGCAGCCCCTCCAAAGGCGATCTCGCCAGCATCGGGGATCCGGCATCGCTGGCCAGGCAGTACGCCGACGGCGGTGCCTCCGTCATCAGCGTCCTCACCGAACAGCGACGCTTCAACGGTTCCCTCGCCGACCTCGACGCCGTGCGCGCCGCCGTCGACGTCCCGCTGCTCCGCAAGGACTTCACACTTGACGAGTACCAGATCTGGGAGGCCCGTGCCCACGGTGCCGACCTCATCCTCCTGATCGTTGCCGCGCTCTCCGACGCCCAACTCACCGAGTTCAGCGCCCTCAGCGCCGAACTGGGCATGAACGTGCTGGTGGAGACGCACACCGAAGAGGAAATCGAGCGTGCCGTGGCGGCCAACGCCCGGATCATCGGCGTCAACGTGCGTAATTTGAAGACGCTCGACGTCGACCGTTCAGTCTTCGCCTCATTGGCGGGCCTGATCCCCGGCGAAGCGGTCGTGGTCGCCGAATCGGGGGTCCGCGACGCCGCCGACGTCACGCATTACGCCGCAAGCGGCGCCAACGCGATACTGGTGGGCGAGGCCCTGGTGAGCCACGCGACTCCCCGGGAACGGATTGCCGAATTCACTGCCGCGGGTGCCGCCGCGATCGCCGCGCGCCGCTGA
- a CDS encoding riboflavin synthase, with translation MFTGIIAEQGQVLSVERDGDTSATLRLHAPGSTEGLALGGSIAVNGVCLTATAIDGKEFSVDVMGETLVRSTIGELATGDSVNLERCVPAGGRLDGHVVQGHVDGVGVLLEREPQGNWERLRFGVPANLARYIAEKGSIAIDGVSLTVTAVSPAAEQAPGFEVGLIPTTLAETGLGTKHTGSRVNLEVDVLAKYTERLLAFREPGVAGAGEAAIAGGAR, from the coding sequence ATGTTCACCGGAATTATTGCTGAGCAGGGGCAGGTGCTGTCAGTGGAGCGTGACGGCGACACCAGCGCCACCCTCCGGCTGCACGCACCCGGGTCCACGGAGGGCCTGGCACTTGGCGGCTCCATCGCCGTCAACGGGGTCTGCCTCACCGCAACCGCCATCGATGGCAAAGAGTTCAGCGTCGACGTCATGGGCGAGACCCTGGTCAGGAGCACCATCGGCGAACTCGCCACGGGCGACTCCGTCAACCTGGAACGCTGTGTCCCTGCCGGCGGCCGCCTGGACGGGCATGTGGTGCAAGGCCACGTGGACGGAGTGGGGGTCCTGCTGGAACGTGAACCCCAAGGCAACTGGGAGCGGTTGCGGTTCGGCGTGCCCGCCAACCTGGCCCGCTACATCGCAGAAAAAGGCTCCATCGCCATCGACGGCGTCTCCCTCACCGTGACTGCCGTCAGCCCGGCGGCCGAGCAGGCACCCGGGTTCGAGGTGGGCCTCATCCCCACCACGCTGGCGGAGACCGGCCTGGGCACCAAACACACCGGCAGCCGGGTAAACTTGGAAGTCGACGTCCTGGCCAAGTACACCGAACGGCTGCTTGCCTTCCGCGAACCCGGTGTTGCAGGCGCCGGCGAAGCCGCCATCGCAGGAGGCGCACGGTGA
- the rpe gene encoding ribulose-phosphate 3-epimerase, translating into MTQCCINPSILSADFVNLEAELQRISNADAVHVDVMDNHFVPNLTLGLPVVQRIQAVSPVPLDAHLMIADADRWAPGFADAGLASVTFHAEASIAPIKLARELRSRGAKAGMALRPATAIEPYLDMLPELDMLLIMTVEPGFGGQAFLDVTLPKIRRARAAVDGSGLGVAIQVDGGITEETITRAAEAGANVFVAGSAVYGADDPAAAIDLLRAKGSRTLRAATE; encoded by the coding sequence GTGACGCAATGCTGCATCAACCCGAGCATCCTCTCCGCCGACTTCGTCAACCTTGAGGCCGAACTGCAGCGGATCAGCAATGCCGACGCCGTGCACGTGGACGTGATGGACAACCACTTCGTCCCCAACCTGACCCTCGGGCTGCCGGTGGTGCAGCGGATCCAGGCGGTCAGCCCCGTTCCGCTTGATGCGCACCTGATGATTGCCGATGCTGACCGCTGGGCGCCCGGGTTTGCCGACGCCGGGCTGGCGTCGGTCACCTTCCACGCCGAGGCCTCCATTGCACCCATCAAGCTCGCGCGGGAACTGCGCAGCAGGGGAGCCAAGGCCGGGATGGCCCTTCGTCCAGCCACGGCCATTGAGCCGTACCTGGACATGCTGCCGGAACTGGACATGTTGCTGATCATGACGGTGGAGCCGGGCTTCGGCGGCCAGGCGTTCCTGGATGTCACGCTGCCTAAAATCCGCAGGGCCCGGGCAGCCGTTGACGGTTCGGGACTGGGAGTGGCCATCCAGGTGGACGGCGGCATCACCGAAGAGACCATCACCCGGGCGGCCGAAGCCGGCGCCAACGTCTTCGTGGCCGGTTCCGCGGTCTACGGCGCGGACGATCCCGCCGCAGCCATCGACCTGCTCCGCGCCAAGGGAAGCCGGACGTTACGTGCGGCGACGGAATAA
- the hisI gene encoding phosphoribosyl-AMP cyclohydrolase gives MSEQPTPAPTAGSIGSRVPSSSAESAPATPAAGPLPEEVAAALKRDAAGLVAAVVQQFDTNEVLMLGWMDDEALHRTMTTGRVTFYSRSRQEYWRKGDTSGHVQWVKSVALDCDGDALLVRVDQVGAACHTGTRTCFDGRDLNVVAGQAS, from the coding sequence ATGTCTGAGCAGCCAACCCCCGCCCCAACCGCCGGATCCATCGGATCCCGGGTACCGTCGTCGTCCGCTGAATCCGCCCCGGCAACACCAGCCGCCGGCCCGCTTCCCGAGGAGGTGGCAGCCGCGCTCAAGCGCGACGCCGCAGGCCTGGTGGCAGCGGTGGTCCAGCAGTTCGACACCAACGAGGTCCTGATGCTTGGTTGGATGGATGACGAGGCACTGCACCGGACCATGACCACCGGACGCGTCACGTTCTACTCGCGGTCACGCCAGGAGTACTGGCGCAAGGGCGACACCTCCGGGCACGTCCAGTGGGTCAAATCAGTTGCCCTGGACTGCGACGGCGACGCCCTGCTGGTCCGGGTCGACCAGGTAGGCGCCGCCTGCCACACCGGCACCCGCACCTGCTTCGACGGCAGGGACCTCAACGTCGTCGCAGGCCAGGCAAGCTAG
- the hisG gene encoding ATP phosphoribosyltransferase, with protein MLRVAVPNKGSLSEAASAMLSEAGYRQRRDSRELVMVDPDNDIEFFFLRPRDIAVYVGQGTLDVGITGRDLLLDAEVEAEELLPLGFAASTFRFAGPVGDFSAAAELEGKRLATSYDGLLRNYLAERGINAKVVRLDGAVESSVRLGVADAIADVVETGNTLKAAGMEIFGDPILKSEAVLIRRTGNGGAANGTAKEIEVLIRRLQGVLVARQYVLMDYDIRKELVEKAAGLTPGLESPTVSPLRDSDWVAVRSMVPKKETNRIMDELYDLGARAILVSSIHACRI; from the coding sequence ATGCTGCGAGTAGCCGTCCCCAACAAGGGCTCCCTGTCCGAAGCCGCCTCCGCCATGCTCTCCGAAGCCGGATACCGCCAGCGCCGCGACAGCCGCGAACTGGTCATGGTGGACCCCGACAACGACATCGAGTTCTTCTTCCTCCGTCCCCGCGACATTGCGGTCTACGTGGGCCAGGGAACGCTCGACGTCGGCATCACCGGCCGTGACCTGCTGCTGGACGCGGAGGTGGAAGCCGAAGAGCTGCTGCCGCTTGGATTCGCCGCTTCCACCTTCCGGTTTGCCGGTCCGGTGGGCGACTTCAGTGCCGCTGCCGAGCTCGAAGGCAAGCGCCTGGCCACCAGCTACGACGGACTGCTGCGCAATTACCTTGCCGAACGCGGCATCAACGCAAAAGTCGTCAGGCTCGACGGCGCCGTTGAGTCCTCCGTCCGGCTGGGCGTCGCCGACGCCATCGCCGACGTCGTGGAGACCGGCAACACCCTCAAGGCCGCCGGCATGGAAATCTTCGGCGACCCCATCCTGAAGTCCGAGGCTGTCCTGATCCGCCGCACCGGCAACGGCGGCGCCGCAAACGGCACCGCCAAGGAAATCGAGGTCCTCATCCGGCGCCTCCAGGGCGTCCTGGTTGCCCGCCAGTACGTGCTGATGGACTACGACATCCGCAAGGAACTCGTAGAGAAGGCCGCCGGCCTGACCCCCGGCCTGGAATCGCCCACGGTATCGCCGTTGCGGGACTCCGACTGGGTCGCCGTCCGGTCAATGGTTCCCAAAAAGGAAACCAACCGGATCATGGATGAACTGTACGACCTTGGCGCCCGCGCCATCCTGGTCAGCAGCATCCACGCCTGCCGTATCTGA